From Plasmodium yoelii strain 17X genome assembly, chromosome: 11, a single genomic window includes:
- a CDS encoding histone H2a: MSAKGKTGRKKAVKGTSNSAKAGLQFPVGRIGRYLKKGKYAKRVGAGAPVYLAAVLEYLCAEILELAGNAARDNKKSRITPRHIQLAVRNDEELNKFLAGVTFASGGVLPNIHNVLLPKKSQLKSGATANQDY, from the coding sequence atgtCAGCAAAAGGAAAAACCGGTCGCAAAAAAGCTGTTAAGGGAACTTCAAATTCCGCAAAGGCAGGACTTCAATTCCCAGTTGGAAGAATTGGAAGATAtcttaaaaaaggaaaatatgcAAAAAGAGTAGGAGCAGGTGCACCTGTATATTTAGCAGCCGTTTTGGAATATTTATGTGCTGAAATTTTAGAATTAGCTGGAAATGCAGCAagagataataaaaaatcaagAATAACACCAAGGCACATACAATTAGCTGTAAGAAATGACGAAGAATTGAATAAATTCTTAGCAGGTGTTACATTTGCCTCTGGAGGAGTTTTACCAAATATCCATAATGTATTGTTACCAAAAAAATCCCAATTAAAATCAGGTGCCACAGCTAACCAAGATTATTAA